A single Phragmites australis chromosome 4, lpPhrAust1.1, whole genome shotgun sequence DNA region contains:
- the LOC133914244 gene encoding protein DETOXIFICATION 33-like, with amino-acid sequence MGKLVSKSWKESKLLWHIAFPAILTAVFQFSIGFVTVGFVGHMGAVELAAVAIAQNVIEGFAYGILLGMGSALETLCGQAVGAGQVDMLGVYIQRSWIICGATALVLTPTYLFTAPILRALRQPGDIADVAGTYCRWVVPQLFAYAANFPLQKFFQAQSRVWVVTFISGAGLAVHVVLNYVFVTRLGHGLLGAAIVGNVSWWLIILAQVGYLVSGCFPEAWRGLSMLAFKNLAAFVKLSLASAVMLCLELWYYTAVLILVGLLKNPQLQVDVMSICINYQLWTLMVALGFNAAVSVRVSNELGANRPKAAKFSVIMAVSTSGFIGAIFMAVFLIWRTELPRFFSEDYEVLSEAAKLGYLLAGSIFLNSIQPVLSGVAIGAGWQSLVAFINIGCYYFVGIPLGVLFGFKLKLDAMGIWVGMSLGTLLQTAILLFISYRTKWEKQVMLAEERIREWGGRNDALPSAVQVARAIDDVDR; translated from the exons ATGGGGAAGCTGGTGAGCAAGAGCTGGAAGGAGTCGAAGCTGCTGTGGCACATCGCCTTCCCGGCCATCCTCACCGCCGTCTTCCAGTTCTCCATCGGCTTCGTCACCGTTGGCTTCGTCGGGCACATGGGCGCCGTCGAGCTCGCCGCCGTTGCCATCGCCCAGAACGTCATCGAGGGGTTCGCCTACGGGATCCTG CTCGGCATGGGCAGCGCGCTGGAGACGCTGTGCGGTCAGGCGGTGGGCGCGGGGCAGGTGGACATGCTGGGCGTTTACATCCAGCGCTCCTGGATCATCTGCGGCGCCACCGCGCTCGTCCTCACCCCGACCTACCTCTTCACGGCGCCCATCCTGCGCGCGCTCCGCCAGCCCGGGGACATCGCCGACGTCGCCGGCACATACTGCCGGTGGGTGGTCCCACAGCTCTTTGCCTACGCCGCCAACTTCCCGCTCCAGAAGTTCTTCCAGGCGCAGAGCCGGGTCTGGGTCGTCACGTTCATCTCCGGCGCGGGGCTCGCCGTCCACGTCGTGCTCAACTACGTCTTCGTCACGCGCCTGGGGCACGGCCTCCTCGGTGCTGCCATCGTCGGGAACGTGTCCTGGTGGCTCATCATCCTCGCGCAGGTCGGGTACCTGGTCTCCGGCTGCTTCCCGGAGGCGTGGCGCGGGTTATCCATGCTCGCGTTCAAGAACCTCGCCGCCTTTGTCAAGCTGTCGCTCGCGTCCGCTGTCATGCTTTG CTTGGAGCTCTGGTATTACACTGCAGTGCTCATCCTTGTGGGTCTCCTAAAGAACCCACAACTTCAGGTTGACGTCATGTCCATTTG CATCAATTACCAGCTCTGGACCCTGATGGTTGCATTGGGCTTCAACGCAGCAGTGAG CGTGAGGGTGTCGAACGAGCTGGGCGCGAACCGGCCCAAGGCGGCCAAGTTCTCGGTGATCATGGCGGTGTCGACGTCGGGCTTCATCGGCGCCATCTTCATGGCCGTGTTCCTCATCTGGCGGACCGAGCTGCCGCGGTTCTTCAGCGAGGACTACGAGGTGCTGAGTGAGGCTGCCAAGCTCGGATACCTCCTCGCAGGCTCCATCTTCCTCAACAGCATCCAGCCTGTGCTCTCAG GAGTGGCGATCGGAGCAGGGTGGCAGTCGCTTGTGGCATTCATAAATATAGGGTGCTACTACTTCGTTGGCATCCCACTGGGGGTCCTCTTCGGCTTCAAGCTAAAGCTGGATGCAATG GGGATTTGGGTGGGCATGTCACTCGGAACTCTGCTTCAGACCGCTATACTTCTCTTCATTTCCTACAGAACCAAGTGGGAAAAACAG GTTATGCTGGCTGAAGAGAGGATCAGGGAGTGGGGAGGAAGGAACGACGCCCTGCCGTCGGCAGTGCAGGTTGCGCGGGCGATCGACGATGTAGATCGGTGA